TCACGGATACCCGGGGCAACGCCTACACCAGCCTCCGCAGCGCCGCAGGCGGGACCGCCCGGGCGAGCTCCACGCAGCCACGCTCACCACCGCATTGCAGGCCGGTGACGTGATCACCGTGACCACCTCGACAGCCGCCGCGAATCGAGCCGCTGCCGTCGACCAGTCCGGGGCCTGGTCGCGCAGAACCCCGGTCGCCTCGCGTCGGATGTCGCTCATGCTGCTGACCGGCTGACTGACCGCCAGCACACTGCCCGGCGCGAGCATCCCCGCCAGCCGCCCCACCCACCACGCCGCATCCGCCTGCACCCGGAACCGCCACGGCAGCGAGACCGCCAGCACACCCAACGGCTCCGACAGGTCCAGCACCCGACACACCCCCCGATCGGCGAACACCGCCCCCAGGTCCAGCGGGTCAACCACCCGCACCGCGACCCCGTCCCCCTCCGCCCGCAGCGCCCGGGCCGCAACCATCGCGTGGAGGTCGTCGTCCACGAACGCGACCCGCCCGCCCGGGTGCACCGCCCGCACGATCGCCGCCACATCCAGCGGGTTCCGACCCGGCCACAGCCCACCCCCGCTCCGGGCCCCGGCGCCCGACACCCACGGAGCCCGTAACCCGCAGCCCAGGTCGAGCACCTGCGACAGCCCGTGCACCCGCGCCATCTCCTGCGCCGCGTCCTGCCGGAACGCCAACGCCGCCCGCGCAGCCGCACCCGCGCCCGGAGCCACCTCCTCCAACTCCCGAGCGAACGTGCGGTGCAGCTCACAGTTGTCCCGCCCGCCCGCCAACGCGTTCACCACCCCGCCCAACGAGAAGTCCAGCATCCTCGCGACGAAGGACGAGGAGTCCTCACCAGGGTCCATCCGGGGATCGCCCACGAAGTCGAAATCCACTGCACACCACCGATCCGTCAAGCATAGGCCGACCAGCCGCAACAGCACGCCGGCGAAGAGAAAGAGGGGGAGAAGAGAGGGGACCCCGGCCCGGCCGCCACGAAGGGGAGGCCGCACGGGGGGCCGAGGTCCCCCGGGAACCCGCCCCGGGACGGCGCAGGGAGAAAGACACCGTCCGGAACGGGAGATCAACAACCGGGCACAGCCCGGATCACGAAGGCCGACGCCCGATCAAAGCCGGCTCGGCCACAGGAGGCACGTACCGAAGACCCTCACGCGGCAGCTTCCGCGCCAGGACCTCACGCACCCCGCGAGCGGGAGCGAACGCCGTAGCGATCTTTGCTGCCCGCAACCACAACTCCACCTCACGCGAGGACGGCTCACTGCTCACAGCCACTCACCCGGCACCGCGTTCACGTAGGAGCGCTGAATGTACTGGTAGTTGGCATGACCCGTGTCCCGCATGTGCTCCGCGATCCACTGGTTCGCCCTCGCCTCGGTGTCCCAGTCACCCGACAGCGCACCGCACTCCGGGGCATCGTCGTCAGCGGGATCCGAATGGGTCACGCACACCGCCCCCCACAACGGCGACGCCGTCGGATCGGGGTGCAGGTCGTACCGACGAAACCGAAACGTCCTCGTCAGCCCCATCCCGGACACCCCACTAATAACCGGCTCAAGATCCAATACCTCTCGCTACTCGGAGCCCACCAGGGCGAGTGACTACCTACTCGTGCGCGGCACGCAGATGACGCCGCATCAGCACTCGTACATCCGCAGCCCCCGACGCATCTCCGACGATTCCCGCCAAGG
The Streptacidiphilus albus JL83 genome window above contains:
- a CDS encoding SAM-dependent methyltransferase is translated as MDPGEDSSSFVARMLDFSLGGVVNALAGGRDNCELHRTFARELEEVAPGAGAAARAALAFRQDAAQEMARVHGLSQVLDLGCGLRAPWVSGAGARSGGGLWPGRNPLDVAAIVRAVHPGGRVAFVDDDLHAMVAARALRAEGDGVAVRVVDPLDLGAVFADRGVCRVLDLSEPLGVLAVSLPWRFRVQADAAWWVGRLAGMLAPGSVLAVSQPVSSMSDIRREATGVLRDQAPDWSTAAARFAAAVEVVTVITSPACNAVVSVAAWSSPGRSRLRRCGGWCRRCPGYP
- a CDS encoding DUF7848 domain-containing protein; translated protein: MGLTRTFRFRRYDLHPDPTASPLWGAVCVTHSDPADDDAPECGALSGDWDTEARANQWIAEHMRDTGHANYQYIQRSYVNAVPGEWL